GCTGAAGGACTGTACAAGGCATAGCATGAGCAAGAACTGCATAGGTTAACAGGGGATTCTGACAAagcttctactttattttttaaactttttttttggttacactGGGTCAtcattgtggcacacgggcttctctcattgtggtgtgcaggcttaattgacctgcagcatgtgggatcttagttcctccgccggggatcaaacccccatcccctacgttggaaggcagattcttaatcactggattaccagggaagtccctggcaaagctgctaaaagaggaaaaaactcTTGTTTTCCTCTCCGTTCTATTGCTTCACTTCTGACACCATACATGTGGAGTTTTTCCCACACTGGCCAATTCTGGGACACCAGCTGGAAGTCTTACAATCCAGTCCAGTTCTGACACCGTCTACCTGGAGTTAGTGTCAGACCCCACGGGTTAAGGGTTCAGGCCCACAAAACTGCTCGTCTGCACTGCAGACACCAGTTGTAAGTCCAGGTTATCACCTGTGCTCCTCACCAGCCAGCTCTACATCGGAGGTTCCCACGACCCCCCTCCTCAGATTTGATAATTTCCTTGaagagctcacagaactcaggaaaaccaTCTACTTACTAGACTACCAGATTATTTTAAAGGATACAGGTCAAGGACATCCAGATGGAAGAGGTGTGGAGGGCAGGGTATGTGGGAGGGGCACACAGCTTCCATGCCCCCTCTAGGCACACACCTCTGCTGGTTCACCAACCCAGTTCTCCAAACCCTTTGGgtgggtttttatggaggcttcattacgtGGATGTGATTgactgattaaatcattggctatTGGTGATAGGAGTCAATCTCCAACCCCTCTCCTACCCTGATGCAGGTAGAGGccgaaagttccaaccctctaatcacagAGTTCGTTCCCCCGGCAGACCCCATCCTCCAACAATGACtgcatcaggggcttccctggtggcccagtggttaagactccatgctcctaatgcaggggttacaagtttgatccctggtcagggaaccaagatccctcatgctgcacaGGGCTGCCAAAATAAAAAGACCACATCAATATGAACTCAGATatggaaattccaagggtttgggGAGTTCTGTACCAGGAATGAGATGAAAACcaaatatgtacttttttttatAAACCACAGTAAACCACAGTGTCACAGCTTCATAGAAGCTGTGATCTCTCAGCTGGGTCTTAAATGGTAAGTAAGCCATTACTGAGCGTGAAGTGGGAAAGGTATGCTGAGTGGagggaacagtgtgtgtgtgcaacCGTGGGGCTTACCAGACCTAAGGAAGAGGGATCCTGGTTGAAATTCATTGAAGGAGTTGAGAGCCAGGGACTCACAGGCCTGAAACAGCAGGCTGGGGCCAGTTCAGGAAGGATCTGGAAGttgcggggcgggggggagggggagcagtGGTTTAAGCAGAGACTTGTCTTTAGCAGGTTTGCATTTTAGAAGGCAGTGGCCactgcgggggtggggtggggtaggagaTAAGAGAGATGGGGCGGGAGTGGGGGGTGGAATTCCCTGGCTTTCTGGTGGTTAAGGACTTCCATGTTCTCACTGTTGAGGGCCCGGGTtaaatccctggtgagggaactaagatcacacaagccttggggccaaaaaagagagagagagagagatgaggtaaGGGTAGTGGCTGAGGACCGACCCCAAGCAAAGACCTGGTTCACTGCAGAAGCTCACATTCCCACCCACCCACTGCTCCATGCCAGGCAGGCCCAAGGAAGATAGAGAGGCTCTGAAAGCCCAAGCAAGGAGCTTAGGCTTTCTTCTAGCAGCCCTGGAGAGCCATGGCAGGTTCTAGAGCTGAGGAGGACTTGACAAAGTTGGGGTTTGTGGGGGGCCATCACAGGCTGCCCTACCTCCTTGATGCCTGGTTCTCCAGACCCACCCATTTGGTCTAGAATAGAGTCAGATTAACCCTAGGTCCACAGGTTAGGACACATGTCCTTTAATCCAGGGCAGGGTAGCCTTAGCTAAGCCTGGGAACCCCTGGGGCATGAGGCTGAGACAACCTAATGCCCCTAAATCACTCAGCTCAGGCCTGACACAAACAACTGACCTCTCCGAGCCTCATCTCCTCATTTCTGGAATAGGGACAGTGTTGTGTCCCTTTAGGGCTGTTGTGTAGATTGGAATTGGCCTGTGTGCCTTATACAGGCTACCACTGGAGGCCGGAGCAGGCAAGTAGAAGGACCAGGGCTGCCCAACCAGGGAGGAGATGGGCACCGCACGGGTCCCAGCTGTGACCCTGGCCCCTGCAGATATTGTTCCCTGCCTGTTGAGGGAACTGAGGTGGGCCCTGCTCTAGCTTGAACTTGCTTCTTGATGGACCCCGGGCCTTCCCTCCAGCCAGCCCTCCTTTTGTGGGCTCCAGGGCACCTGGCTTAGCTCCCGCTGCTTTCAAAGGTTGCActgccctcctccacccccaacaCTTATGAAAAGTCAGAAAGGGGGTGCGGGGGGAGGACTTGGGCTGGGGGAGTCAGGGGAGCAGAAGTCAACCCTTGCTCCAGGGCAGCCCGAAGTCGGCCTAACCTGTGTACCCACTTCCAGGTAACCTCCCGCGGCCGAGCCCGGAGCCCGAGGAGCCCCGGCGGCCGGCCCCCACCGAACGCGGCAGTGGCTCCGGGACGCCCAAGCTGATCCAACGCGCGCTGCTGCGCGGCACCGCCCTGCTCGCCTCGCTGGGCCTTGGCCGGGACCTGCAACCCCCGGGGGGCTCGGGCCGAGAGCGCGGGGAGCAGCCCTCGCCAACACCGCCCCGCTCGTTGCAGCCCACCCCGTCCCCCGCCGAGCCGCCCCCCTCCCCgctcatccgcttctcctccgaGACGCCCGAAACTCCAGCCTCCCTGCTGAGCCCCGACGCCTCCGGCCCGTCCGCCCCCGCGCCGCCCCTGCTGCTGGAGCTGGGTGTCCCCGCCGCGGGGCAGCCCTCAGCCAAGAGCCGCCGGCGGGAAGAAGAGAGGCGCGGTAAGTGGCCTACTGCCTGGTGacgagggaggaggggctggtggGGACCCGCAGGGCCGCAGCTGTCTGCTGGATCTCCAGCTGCCTCCTCTGGGTGATGGGGATACTGCAGGGAACTGAGTTCTGTGTTCAGCTATGGGCGGGCCACGCCGGTTGTGAAATGATGGAAGTAATAAGGACCACCCTAGCAAACTCCTACTGGCTGTTTACCTGGGCCAGGCACTATTCCTAGTGCTTAAGAGAGGTAGTTTCATTCAGTTACGATAACAATGCTATCAACTAGGCACTCCGGTTAGACCCATTTTTTGAGTAACTTCTACAGCACAGAGAGGTCAAGGGACTCCAGGGTCCCACTAGTAAGCTGCTGAGCTGGGTTGATCCAAGGCCTGCTCCAGAGGCCTCCTCACTCTTAACTGCACCATGGAGCAGGAAGGGTTGTGGAAGTCATGAGTCCCGGAGCTCACTGTGCCAGGAGGAAACAGGCCCAGAGCAGGGCAGTGCCCCCTGGGGACACCCAGGAGCCGGTGACTGCCTGACCTGGGCCCCCTCCTCTTCCTCGAATAGCCAGCGCCGTCTCACCACCACCGGGGATATCACGCTCCGCTCCTGGCACCCCAGGGACCCCGCGCTCGCCGCCTCTGGGCCTCATCAGTCGACCTCGGCCCTCACCCCTCCGCAGCCGCATTGACCCGTGGAGCTTCGTGTCCGCCGGGCCACGGCCTTCGCCCCTGCCCTCGCCACAGCCTGCGCCCCGCCGGGCACCCTGGACCTTGTTCCCAGACTCAGACCCCTTCTGGGACTCTCCGCCTGCCAACCCCTTCCGAGGGGGCCCTCAGGACTGCAGGGCGCAAACCAAAGACGTGGGTGCCCAGGCCCCGTGGGCGCCAGAGGCAGGGCCCTGAGTGGGCCGGCTGCTCCCCCGCGCGCCCACCGCCCTGGAGGAGCCTCAGCATACACTGGAATAGGAGCCAGGCCAGTCTCTCCAGCTGCCTTGGTTTTGCCCAGGGACCCCACCCCCTTCTGGGGGTCAGGAACACTACACTGCACAGGAAGCCTTCACACTGGATGGGGGGCCTGcatcccccacacacacacctgccacgGGTGGGTCCCCCGACTTACCCGCCCCACTGGGGCCTGACACTGTACCCAGCTGGTTGGGAGGACCAGGGCCTGTCTCAGGGAATTGCCCCCGGGGGAGGTGCAGGGGAGCAGGGCCGGCCTTAGTGCCTGGGCCCCCCTGCCCTGGGGGTCATCTGGGGCCGGGGCTCTCTGGGTGCCTTCCTGCTGCCCCGGCCAGGGCTGGGGCCATGGCCTCAGGATCCAATGAAGCCAAATAAACTCCCCAAGCTGTCCCCCCAAGCACAGCCTGTCACCGTTCTTGGAGGTAACTGGGGGATCCTGACCATTCCATCACCCTGGTGACCTCAGGCCCCTAGCAGAATGGCAGGTGGCCTGGGCCGATGCTGGGATGCTCTGGACCACATTTCTCTCCCAGGATCAAGTTCAGTGGATCATCAGGTGTTACAAGGCCCTTCTCAGCCTCCCTGATACCCATACACTTTGGCCTTACTCACCTGTTCCCACCCTTGCCAGGCCTTTCCCACCATTTCAAGCGACTGTTTGCCCTGATTGTTCCTGTTGCAGGGTGGTCCCCGCTTAGCCTCAGGGCCTAGCAATAATACCACCTTCCCTCGGGCTCCTTCCTGGCCATGCTGCGCCCACTCCAGCCAGCTTGCTGAACTCAGGAGCCCACGGTCCTCTGGGAGGCATCTTAGGGGTTTGTCCAGGGTTTGTTTTTATCCTGAGACCTGGACACAGGAGGGGGTCATCCACCCTGACACCTGGCTCCACTCATGCTTCTCTTAAGAAGCCACAGGGGTTCTGCAGACCACCCCTTCCATGCCACACCTAGGGCAGGGGCCCCCGGGCTCATCCCCCAATGGTTTGTGGGGGTCACGGTTCAggctccttctccccctccccttcgCACTCCCAGGCAGCCCGGTGTACTGTGACTCGTGTTCAGCAGGGCAGGGACTTGGGAGAGCACAAGAGTTTCTCAGGAAGGATTGGGAATGGTGGGAGCCTCACCTCTCCAGGGCACCCAGCGTCCTCCACACCTGTCCTGCCCACCCCATCCCAAGTCCCACCATCCCTCTCCCATTCTGCTGCCCAGGCCACCACCTTCTCATCTGGGGTACCTGCCATAGCCCTGTCCATAGGTCCCCCTTTTTCTCACCAcccaacctccttcccacctggcCTGGCCTCTTCTCTTCCCCAGCTGAACTGTCGCTCCCCAGAGGAGTTTTCAGGCGAAGTTCCCCTCCCCCAGAATGGGCTCCCATCATCCAGGGCGTTTCCTTCAGGGAGTCTATGACAATGAGAACTTGCCCTGCCTCCTTGCTAACAGGTTTCTCCTGGGAaggccaggagggcagggaccTGCCTCTGTCCTCTCCCCTAGTGTCCTCAGAATCTAGGGACCTGCTGACCAGTGAATGGGGTCTGTGACTGGGTGAGCTCATCCTTGCATGACCCACCACCGTGGGAGGGGGAGCTAGTCGATCACCTTGCCTTCCTCCCACCTGATCCTGACTGCCCACCACTCAACCACCCAGCTCTGGGGACCTGGGTGGAAAACTTGTTGCCCCCAGAAATGGAGGAGTGACCCAGCTCCCTCCCAAACCTGAGCCGCAGCCTCATCTTCCTGGCCCCACTCACCCCAGTTCCATCCCAGCTTCCTTCCCTCTCCAGCCACCCACgcagcccctccccccagccccaccctgcccagcccctcccaggtGCCTGTGGTGGAGAGTCGGCTCCCAGGGCACCTCTCACGGGCTCTGGTGGCATAGCATGGGGGCTCTAAGGCCCTGGGCCCGATACGGGCTACTGGCTGTGGCCCACCTGCTGGCCCTGGGGCTTGGGGCCACAGTGCTCCAAGCCCTGGAGGGGCCTCCAGCCCTTCGGCTCCAGGCTAACCTCAGGGCCGAGCTGGCCACCTTCCAGGCAGAGTTCGGGGCCTGCCTGCCACCTGGGGCGCTGGAAGAGCTGCTGGGCACCGCCCTGGTAGCCCAGGCCCATGGGGTTTCCAGCCTGGGCAATGACTCCGAGGCCAGGAACTGGGATCTGCCCTCAGCCCTGCTCTTCACTGCCAGCCTCCTCACCACCACGGGTAAGGCGGCCCGGCGGCCCGGCAGGAAGGCGCTCTCGAGGCCGTCCCTACCTGGGGTCCCTGAGGGTGCAGCCCTCTCCCGGCCCCAAACTGCTAGACAGAACCCAGGCCTCCTTAGGCCTGTCATCAGGGCTGGGGCTCCCCCCACCAACACACCCCAACTGGTGCCTCAACTTCAGGTGCCAGGGGGCGTGGCCCCCTCAGCCCCACCCCGAGGCAGCTGTGAGACCCAGGGGAGGTGCCCAGACCCCACAGGCCTGAGGCAGAGACTGGGGAGCCTGTGCTGTGGGATGGATTCTTGGATGGAGGGAAACGGAGAGAACCCAGGGACCAGCAAACCAGGAGGAGTGTGGGGGGAGGATGTTAGCTAATGAGACGTTAGCCCAGGCAAGAgggcacagagacagacacaaagAAATTCCTGGCAGAGGAAATAAGTGTGAAGGCCCAGAGCCCAAGaagtggggggctgggggtgggaatgCAGTGCTTGCCCTGTAAAGTGTgtgaaattcatttatttatctaggctgcactgggtcttagttgcaacacccAGGATCTTGGATCTTCATTCTggtatctttagttgtggcacgtgaggtccagttccctgaccaggaattgagcccggccccctgcattgggagcatggggtcTTAGTCATCAGACCACCACTGAagtcctgaatattttttttttttccacaagccatgttcaactcttgcgaccccatggactacagcccaccaggctcctccatcctctgtccatgggatttcccaggcaagaatactggagtgggttgccatttccttctccactgaataTTTTTTGAAGTCCATTTTCCACCTTCTTTTGGAGAAACTTGGAAACCTACTTGCGCTGAGCCAGAAGCTCCTGTTAGAGAACAGGGCCCGCCCTTGGGACAGCGTGCGTGCGTGCTCTCCAGCCCACCCTTGTCCCCACCACTCCCTTTTGGCTCACTTCTGACTCCAGGCATCTGCGTTTTACAGCCCTGGACCAGCTGATCCTGTTCCCCCGGCAGGCCCTGATCTTTCACCTCACCTGCCTTTGCACATACCTTTCCACCCCTGAAAAGCACGCTGCCTCTTTTGCAACCCTCCATGTCTGGTGTCTTGACTGATTTTCCTGTCTGCCTCCCATCTGAACCTGAGCAGACTCAGGttccagcacagggcctggcacccaGGGTAACTTGATATGCCTTTGGGGAATAAATGAAAGACTGGGTAACATTTCACCTGCTGAACTGGGAAGTGTGGATCAAAGACAGTCTGAGGAATCTCTCAGGAGGTCAGGCTGCCTCAGGGTAGGATAGAAGCTCTCAGAATTACCCCAGCTACAAGAGGCCTGAGGGGGACTCTTCTCATCCTTTCATGTTCCAGAACATTAAAGAGTGACCCAGAGAGGTTCAGGGACTTGACCAAGACCCCCAGTGAACGAGGGGAAGAGCCCACAAACAGGGCCTGAATAGTTCCGGCCGTGCCGGCCACCAGAGGGCAGCCTTCTGCAGGAGTGAGGCTCGGGGAAGTGGGCGCCAGCGACCCCACCCTGGTCCTCATTACCCACGGCTCTCTCCCCTCCAGGTTATGGCCACATGGCCCCGCTATCAGCTGGTGGAAAGGCCTTCTGTGTGGCCTACGCGGCCCTGGGGCTGCCGGCCTCCTTAGCCCTTGTGGCTGCCCTGCGCCACTGCCTGGCGCCTCTGCTCAGCCGCCCCGGGGCCTGGGTAGCCGCCCGCTGGCAGCTGACGCCGCCCAGGGCTGCGCTGCTGCAGGCAGTTGCACTGGGCCTGCTAGTGGTTGGTGTCTTCGTGCTGCTGCCAGCACTGGTGCTGTGGGGTGTGCAGGGAGACTGCAGCCTGCTGGAggccatctacttctgcttcagctCCCTCAGCACCATCGGCCTGGGGGACCTGCTGCCGGGCCGCGGCAGTGGCCTGCACCCGGCGCTTTACCACCTCGGCCAGTTTGCGCTTCTCGGTGAGTCCAGCTGCTGAGgaggatggggggcggggggaggacaGGAGGGAAGAGGAGCCTGAACTACAACTCCCATAAGCCCCTGGGGGAGGCTGAGCCTCACAGGTTGGAAGGCCCCTGCCCCAGAGCATGGTGCAGAGTCTTAGTTGGCAGTGGGAAGAGAATTgtgtgggtgggaggtgggtgggagcaTGAGAGCTGCCCTAGTAACCTCCCCTCCTCAGGTTACTTGCTCCTGGGGCTCCTGGCCATGCTGCTGACCGTGGAGACCTTCTCGGAGCTGCCTCAGGTCCGTGCCATGGTGAAGTTCTTCGGGTCCAGCGGCCCTGTGAATGCTGAGGACGAAGGTGCCATCCTAGGCCAGGACGAACTGGCTCTGAGCACCATGCCACCCTCAGCGGCGGCCCCAGCACAGGCCCCAGCTTGCTGACAGGTGTCGGTGATGGAGCTGAGCTCCTTTCAGGTGGAGAAGCCTGAGGAGGGAGCCCTGGGGAGTGGCTGGGGAAGCctccagaggagggaagggaaggggtggATGTGAGAACCTCAGGAAATAATGTGTTAATAAAAAAACAGGCAACACAGCCGGCTGTTCTCGTCTCTTCTTTCGAAACGGGACTTCCCTACAGCCATCAACAACCCAAGCTCCATCATCCTTTAAAGGCAGAGGTCAGGCCTCTGGTCCCGCCTTGGCTGGCATCTAAAAACCTTCCCACTCTACACAGTCCCAGTGAGGATCGCAGACCGCCTTATCGGCCAAGGCCCCACCCCCTTCCGTCTATTGAAAGCCCGGGTCACCCTGAGAAAGCCCAGGCGCGCTGGCGTGGCCTTTTCCAACTTTATTGCTCGCGAGGAACAGGAAGGGGGGCGGGGTGTTGAGCG
Above is a genomic segment from Dama dama isolate Ldn47 chromosome 2, ASM3311817v1, whole genome shotgun sequence containing:
- the KCNK7 gene encoding potassium channel subfamily K member 7; this translates as MGALRPWARYGLLAVAHLLALGLGATVLQALEGPPALRLQANLRAELATFQAEFGACLPPGALEELLGTALVAQAHGVSSLGNDSEARNWDLPSALLFTASLLTTTGYGHMAPLSAGGKAFCVAYAALGLPASLALVAALRHCLAPLLSRPGAWVAARWQLTPPRAALLQAVALGLLVVGVFVLLPALVLWGVQGDCSLLEAIYFCFSSLSTIGLGDLLPGRGSGLHPALYHLGQFALLGYLLLGLLAMLLTVETFSELPQVRAMVKFFGSSGPVNAEDEGAILGQDELALSTMPPSAAAPAQAPAC